ATGGGTCCTGACCCGAGAACCAGAATTTTCTTTTGTTCTGTGGCTTCTACCTCATCTTCTTCTTCGTAGCTGCTGTAGTAATACGGCGTGACCGCCGCAAATTCGCCAGCGCAGGTGTCGACCATTTTGTACACAGGCATGAGTCCATTTTCTCGACGGGCGTTCGTCACTTCCATGGGCTCGATGCCAAAGATACGCGCTATCTCTGTGTCGGGAAAGCCAGAGCGCTTGACTTCTCTAAGCAACAGCGCATCGCGTTCGATGAAGTCTGTAAAAGTCCCAAATTGGGCAGTCTCCACCAGTTGCTGTTCAAGGTCAATCAAGCGCCGAAACTTGACCAAGAACCACTCGTCGATTTGCGACAAAGCATGGACCTCATCGACAGTGTAACCGCGTCGAAACGCCTCTGCGACGACCCAAATCCGTTCGTCGTCTGCAACGCGCAGACGGCGGTCGATGTCTTCATCCGTCCACGTCTGTGCTGACCGAATGTAAAGTCCGTCAATCCCAACTTCAAGCGAGCGGATGGCTTTCATCATCGACTCCTCGAATGTTCGGCCAATCGCCATGACCTCTCCCGTTGCCTTCATCTGAGTCCCTAGTTTGCGGTTTGCGCTGTTGAACTTGTCAAACGGCCAGCGCGGAATTTTGGATACCACGTAGTCCAGTGCAGGTTCGAACGCAGCAAATGTCTCACCGGTTACAGGATTCGGAATTTCATCCAGGTGGTAACCGACGGCAATCTTGGTCGCCACACGGGCAATCGGATATCCCGTGGCTTTCGACGCGAGCGCACTGGAACGACTGACGCGCGGATTGACTTCGATGACAAAGTAATTCTGACTGTCAGGGTCGAGTGCGTACTGGACGTTGCACCCACCTTCAATTTTCAGCGCTCTGATAATTTTTAGACTGGCCGCACGGAGCATCTGATACTCCGAATCAGATAAGGTCTGGCTCGGCGCGACGACAATGCTGTCTCCGGTATGCACACCGACCGGATCGATGTTTTCCATGTTACAGACCACAATACAGTTGTCTGCTCCATCACGCAGGACTTCGTATTCAATCTCCTTATAGCCGGCAATACTTTGTTCAACAAGCACCTGATGAATCGGAGAAAGCCGAAGTCCGAGTTCCGTAATTTCTTCGTACTCCTCCCAGTTGCTCGCTATCCCGCCGCCTGTGCCGCCGAGCGTGTAGGCGGGGCGGATAATGATGGGAAAACCGATGCGTCTGGCAAAGTCTCTTGCCTCGTGCAGCGATGTTACGATTTCACTTTTTGGGACCGGTTGGCCGAGTTCGGACATGAGCGCCCTGAACCGCTCTCTGTCTTCGGCTTCCCGAATGCTTTCGAGTTGAGTGCCGAGGAGTTCCACTCCGAGCTCCTCGAGGACTCCCATCTCGGCCAGTTGTACGGCCATATTGAGTCCTGTCTGCCCGCCAAGGGTCGCCAATATGCCGTCCGGCCGCTCTTTACGGAGAATCTGTGCCACAAATTCTGGCGTGAGCGGCTCGATGTAGACCTTGTCGGCCATATCCGGGTCCGTCATGATAGTCGCTGGATTGGAGTTGACAAGCACCACTTCCAGGCCTTCCTCACGCAGTGCTTGACAAGCCTGTGTGCCCGCGTAATCGAACTCAGCAGCTTGACCAATCACGATGGGTCCGCTGCCGATAACCATGACCTTTTTCAAATCAGTTCTCTTCGGCATATGGGCTCCACCTTCCTTGTCGATAGTCGTCTACCATTGTCATGAAGTCGTCGAACAGATAATCCGAATCGTCCGGTCCCGGGCGCGCCTCAGGGTGATACTGGACACAGAACACCGGCAGGTAGCGGTGTATGAGCCCCTCTACACTTCCATCATTTTGATTGACATGAGACAAAGTGAGGTCGGTGTCAGCGAGAGAATCCGAATCGACCATATAGC
The Alicyclobacillus curvatus genome window above contains:
- the carB gene encoding carbamoyl-phosphate synthase large subunit, producing the protein MPKRTDLKKVMVIGSGPIVIGQAAEFDYAGTQACQALREEGLEVVLVNSNPATIMTDPDMADKVYIEPLTPEFVAQILRKERPDGILATLGGQTGLNMAVQLAEMGVLEELGVELLGTQLESIREAEDRERFRALMSELGQPVPKSEIVTSLHEARDFARRIGFPIIIRPAYTLGGTGGGIASNWEEYEEITELGLRLSPIHQVLVEQSIAGYKEIEYEVLRDGADNCIVVCNMENIDPVGVHTGDSIVVAPSQTLSDSEYQMLRAASLKIIRALKIEGGCNVQYALDPDSQNYFVIEVNPRVSRSSALASKATGYPIARVATKIAVGYHLDEIPNPVTGETFAAFEPALDYVVSKIPRWPFDKFNSANRKLGTQMKATGEVMAIGRTFEESMMKAIRSLEVGIDGLYIRSAQTWTDEDIDRRLRVADDERIWVVAEAFRRGYTVDEVHALSQIDEWFLVKFRRLIDLEQQLVETAQFGTFTDFIERDALLLREVKRSGFPDTEIARIFGIEPMEVTNARRENGLMPVYKMVDTCAGEFAAVTPYYYSSYEEEDEVEATEQKKILVLGSGPIRIGQGIEFDYCSVHAVWAIRKAGYEAVIINNNPETVSTDFNTSNRLYFEPLTLEDVLHVIWREKPYGVIVQFGGQTAINLAEPLAKAGVPVIGTSTIDIDAAEDREKFDALLSELDIPRPRGFSITSLDGALAAAAELRYPVLVRPSYVLGGRAMQIVDSDDELRTYMEEAAQASKSHPVLVDRYLMGIEVEVDAISDGETVVIPGIMEHIERAGVHSGDSIAVYPPQSLGAAVQDQIVAYTTKIARGLHVQGLVNIQFVVQEEQAYVLEVNPRSSRTVPFLSKVTEVPMVDLAMQAVLGHKLADLGYQSGLIPGDNFVSVKVPVFSFAKLRRVDITLGPEMKSTGEVMGRERTYAKALYKGLLASGMVIPTHGTLLATISDKDKDEAWPILQGFADLGFQIAATEGTARYLKNRGLDDVRVVNKLAQGTPNLADDIRDGHIQLVINTLTMGRKPERDGFRIRRTAVENGVPCLTSLDTAASLLEVLSTIRFATVPIAAGSNR